The genomic region AATATACGACTTTATAGATTATGACACTGTTCGGCCATATGCGACATTATAGATTATGATAATGTTAAGCCATAAACGACATTATGGATAATGATACTGTTAAGCCATATGCGTTATTAACGGATTATGATAATGTTTAGCCATATGCGTTATTATAAAATTATGATACtgtttaatattatgtttatgaTCTCTTTTAATAAATAAGAAGAACTGCTTGTCTAATTTCCATGGGTTAGCCTTTCGTCCATTTTTAAAActacatatttatcattttccaATCTTAACACACTTTTTCAAGTGATCATTACTAACtcaataaaatgttatgttttattgatattgtaCGGCGGGCCATGCCATTAATTACGGTATTTCTTTACAATGACGTGAATGTAAAGATATTGCCTTGGTACGGTTACACCAAACAGAAACGCAATATAAGCATGCTTAATTTCCCATTTAATGGCATCTACATCGTCAGCAAATATTGTACTAATAAGTTTGCTAATTATGATCTATGTAAGTGGGACTGTATGACAGTTCATCAGATAAGGGTACTGTCTTCTTTTTAAATGAAGGCGACATCACCAAGATTTCGTCTTCCTCGTAAAATTCTAAGCACTCGCGCCTCGTTTTGTTCGTTGGTTCTTTGTCTGACACTTGCGTGAATTCCTTGAAATCTTTGGagaacagaaaaaaaacatcGAATTAAATCACTACAACTTGACTATAATATTATTACATTGTATAACAACCATATAATTTTACCAAATAAACATCGACAATTACATACCAGAACCTCCATTTACAGACGGGTGACACATTTGTGAGAGTATCCACATCTCGCGACTGTCGAAGCATGGGCTGAACAAAAACATCTCACGTATATAGAGGATGTCTgtttaaattatacatgtataaactacAAACGAATTCATTTTTTATAAGGTGAGTAAGGTTTCAgatatttttcaaatactttgGCTGTAATATCTTATATtcaaaagtaaaattaaacaatgtGTTCTAGTTTATAAGTTTTTAAAGCAAAATAGTATTTTACAAGTATTACATGGATGTATAAAtgaatgtataaaaaataataaatgtttccGCAGTATCGACCTCCCGTTCACGCAGCACAATCTCGCTACTTCGTATCGCGATCTCACATTCCCACATCGTGTTCTCGATCTACATACTATCACAATCTAGCGTTCTCGGATCGTAATTCCGCTCCTTGGTAACGGGTCTTTGTTTTCTTCGGCTTGTAAACCACCGGATTACAATGTGATTCAACAAAATACCGTAGCGTAGTGCATATGATGTCCGCTTTGTGAACCACAGATCACGGATTTGATTCCCGCGGTGGGAGCATTCCCGGAAGTAAATAAAACTGGTTCTACACAGAAAAGGACTCAGGCTTccgatgcaattgagcttaacccatttatgcctagtggactctcccatccttccaaatATGATCAATTAAcgtccaaaattagggatgtcaagtatatttctttatttagaatatttcttacagaaagtcctttaagcaaacagcgcagacccagatgagacgccgcatcatgcggcgtctcatctgggtctacggtgtttgccaaagcctttttctagacgctaggcataaatgggttaaatacttgGGTTTAAACTAATCGCCGGTGCCGACACGCCGTACCAAACGACTTCCCATACCTTCTCTGTCTGGGATTGCCTGGTCGTGTCACATCTACCTTGGTGTCCAAATCAGAGCCATTATATGTCGCGCTGTCTGGAAAATACACAAGAACATGCCAACGTATCCTTGTGCGCAaagtacaaaaatatttaaaatgaagtCTCAAAGACAGAGacatttttgtaaaacattttgatgtgtattgtgttatttaatctGTTTGGTAACAGATGcctaattttcatttttaattgttataataaGCAATGAGTACAATACATCCAAATTAATACGCTCAAGCTGTATGGATGCCTAGTTTATAATAAGTGCAGTTGAAACATTGAATTGGCACGTTGCCAAATATTCCGACATGGGGTACTTTTAAATACATCTCAGAGTGCGGaagaattaagaaaacatttgCGCCAGATACACGTCATCGCAATATATCGGATGGAGACAACGAGTGCTAACATAATGCCTAATGTATATACTTTGCTGTGTGATAAATACATTCTGAACATACATtaaatgagccgtgttctgtgaaaagggggtgtaatgaatgtgcgtaaagtatcgttccagattagcctgtgcagtccgcacaggctaatcatggacgaaactttccgcttttatggtatttatcgtttcaagaaagtttctttttagcaaaaatccagttaaggcggaaagtgtcgtccttgattagcctgtactcgctgcacaggcttatctgggacgacactttacacacatgcatttatcccccttttcacagagcaaggcccaaatTCATTCGGTGTTGGGTGTCCATCCATATGTTGGGTGTCCATCCATATGTTGGGTGTCCATCCATACGTTGGGTGTCCATCCATATGTTGGGTGTCCATCCATATGTTGGGTGTCCATCCATACGTTGGGTGTCCATCCATGTGTTGGGGATCCATCCATGTGTTGGGTTTCCATCCATGTGTTTTTAAGTTCGAATGTTCTCATAAGtcaatttgttttctttttcgagTCAAAGAAATATTAAGTTATCTATAAAGAATAAATAACTAGCCGATATTAGTGTGCATTGTTAAGCCACTAATTGGCATTTATTCGAGTCGTTAATTTGGATACATACACAACCATACGTTTGTTAATGTATACCAGAAAAGGCGCACTAAGTATGAAGTATAATGTATCTGTGTAACTAATTATCATACAAGAAGATGAACAAGGGGCAACGGTTGCAGCTCGTAATTCTTCCTACCCTCATCAACACCAACATCAATAAAGTCTTATTCACTTACTAACATATGTATGTACTTAATATTTGACAATGAGTGTTTGCGTTCTGAATGCGCTTAAACAATGTTTTGCCGTACAGAAGCAACTTTTGTTTTATTCAATGCCCTCCACCGCATTACAGTGTCCGATACACGCGTTTGATCACGTATTTACATGCATTAACGGCTAATTTGTAACAACATCTTGTCCACTACAAAGTAGTACCTGCGAACCCGTCTGGGAGGGAAAGAAAGGAGTTGATTTTGGGCTCTGACATACACCACATCTCCATTGCGGTGAAACACGGACTGGAAAAGTGTGTTCAGGGagtctttaatgtataatttaatgttaaatattataatgcattaataatatataataatttaatgtaaaatgtagTCTTGTTTCACTCAagagttattttaaatttaacagtATCATTAATAATCTTTGGTCAAAACTGTTTAGTTTATACAAAAAATCGCAATTacgatattaatatatattataataagagAAAACATCAATGAATTTATATCACAGTATGAGAACATAAACATGTTCTTGTACTCAGTATTCGCGATACCAACAACGACTAGATCATACATAATCCTTTTAACAGAAGAGCATATTATACAAAATCACTTCGCCTTACATTACACTGCTTCGAGTTAAAGCGACAATATAAATGGCAATATGTGATATAAAATAAGTTGAGTTACTATCGGAAAGTTTTTCCCCATTCGACTTCCGGAAATTTTTAATAAGCGGAAATTCGACCTAACCGAATATAACGATGTTCAGCCGTAATAGTTTTACCAAAAAGTGATGTCATTCACCACTTGCAGTCTTCGTCAAACAAAAACtagtgaaaaacaacaacaacatatgtttgAGGTCCACATAAACTGCCCGAACAGTTAGTGTTTCTTCTAGCTATAACTATTCTACATGCTCCTAAgtgcaattaaaatgcattttagccACCAATACTAAAATGAAGAACGGACCAcaaatattgaatacaaaatataattacatttacGATTACATATGGTCAATAACGGATTTGAAAAGTTCATGGACAATTGCTTTAAAGAAGCGTTTGAGACTTGCCTAATCGATTTCTTGCGATGGAAATGTGACTCGCTGGTAGTGGCGACAGCGGTCGTGCGCTCATCCCTCAGCCAGTCCGGAAGTTGGCTCTGTTCGATGCCCCGAGGTTGCGGCCTCGTGGTAGGGTTCAGGTGGTCCCGGCGTGAAGGGACGGGCTCGCGCTCGAGGCGAGAAGGGATGTAGTTGCTGTACAGATTATGGTCATGCGATTAATAAAAGTTAGAAACAATTGGAAATAGAAGTTGAATGTGTTAAAATAACTTTGAATTATCTATTGCCCTCGTACGAAACGTCAAATTTACTTGAGTCGCTGCACAGAGGTCAGTGTTTATCTTGTTCAGATCCTTCTTATAGTTTATTCTTATGCTATGCCACCACCCACAACCACACTTCGGTAAATCTATGAGGGATAGTTTTCCCGCTACAGGTCACGAACCTGCTACCGCAGAAATACTGAAACAACATTCTACTATGATCGCTGAATTGGTTTTCGGCTCAGGCACTACTTTAAAGTACGTCAGGTACTTAAAGTAAACTACAATGTACATCGATTAGGGAAAATATGCCTTAAGGCACATGGTCATACTCCGGTGtactttttggtaaattgacagtACCCCTGGTACTTTTAAGTAGCACCTGTGCCAAACATGACCCAAAACGAGCTCTGTCTTCACAGCTTACCTGGTGAATGTTATCCAAACATAAACATTCCTTAGTACACATTGTATCTCAAATAAACCCAATTGTGAATGAATATAGGACCTTGGTGTGAGAGGGAGACTCTAATTACATCGCAATGGTTCACGAGATCATTCGTGCCCCAGAGAGTGGTATTTCTGTTGCTGTACTTTTCGTCCATAACATTCACCAGTTCATCGGTTAATACATATAGTTTATTATGCTTTGATAGCTTTTTAATTGGGGCAATTGcgctttaccggtacgcaacacctaacacctaacgcaacaccttacacctaacgcaacacctaataatcctttttatcctatatatttctttagcgGGGCTACCGCCCCAAAAACCCCGCTTtatcgatagtggtaaacaactgcgtaccggcaAAGTGCAAACTAGCCTTTTAATTTGAACATTGACGGTGGTAGGTTAATTTCTATATTAactttaatgttttgaaaatagttcttGGCCAAATGCGAGCACTGGGGatttttaaaaacttatttaaacacTTCTTTTCGTGTTTGCTAGTTTTTTTTCTGGTGGTACTGCTGAAGTTTCATTAGTTTATTAtttctattggttataaaatatactGATACCACTGCTGCAACATTAAATGATAAAATGCACTTAGTTTATAATTAAAAGCTTTCAAATAACAACTGAAATCATACGTTTCTGAATCCAGATCGGGATAGCTTTGTCGGTTTGCCATGAAACACTCAAGACTGAATTGTACGTAAACTTCTGCGACGACTCGCAGAGTAAACAGGAATTAGCAGGTAAAATTAATTCAATCACCTCACTAAATAAGCGTGTTGGTATAAATGGCGTTGCTTGGGAATCGCGAACAGTCGTTTCTAACGCTTTTTACGTCATATGAACCAACGTCATGACGTAAACAATCGAAAAAGGCCCGCTacatcaatacatgtatatcgatTGTAGGACAAACGGCACTCGGGCTGTTTTTGCTTGCATTCCCGGACAATTGGCACCTCTTATATTAGTCGACCAAATTTTCTaaccggacaatcggcacccaccTTTACAGCTGCAGTCTTTAAAAAGGGGCGATTTATGAAGCCCGTCAACATTTTGTTGGACTTTGTCATATTGATTACCGTAATTACCCTTAGTTTTTGGACCTTCAAAAATAatgatatgatatttattttgctTCTGAAAagttagatacaaaaaatatttaaaaaactacatttatacaggtttccgaaaatttagagacacaacATAATTGTGTCAGAAAATTAAGAGATACTGTACAATCAGATATTGATATGCAATATGTATAGCGTACATGGTTTCAACGAGTAATATCACCTGCTTGCAACACACCACgagtataaatttatttaatatacgtttgctctttatttaaaataattgtacctGTTTTATTTTCATACAGAAAGTTACTTTAAGGCTGTACTTTTACCAACGATTTCAAAGATTAGTATTCTTTTTACCGATACTTTAACACGAACTTCGACTTAATGCAAGGAAATAAAAATCTGCAGACTTATCAattaattatggatgaaaaaGTCGTACCTAAATTTCTTACAAATGGTATCAAACCAATTCGCAGATAAGtctaatttaaattatttgataacAGAACAGTTCGCCTTCTTTCAACGAATGTTTTATCGCAGCAAAGTCGAATACAGTCAATTGTCTTTAGCAGCGAAAACCCATAAATGTGTGATTGCCTTTAATCACATATCAAAATTAATAATTTCGTCTCACATGTTACACATTGAATCTAGGAAACATTTTAATATTCTTTAAAACGAACgtaaatgtattatatgaatCTCAAATATAATCGAAGACGAGtatcattttgtaattgtatgtcctctGTATACCGATATTTGAAAATTGTATAatgacaaattctattataaccaacatagtatgaatatatttatagttttgttaacGAATACTGACACTAAAATTCTAACGCATCACACGATATGTTGTAAACAGGCTTTTACAGTGAAAACTGAGACATTGAATGCAAACGTGGAGTATTATCATGGCCttattgctttttttttaaacagtgtaTGTACTATTGTGGTCACTTTCGTTTCACCATGCATGTGCTTGTTGCTTATTTATTGCCAGTTTCGTATAATATAACAATGAACTTGATTTGTTCAGGTTATATGTATACACTTTCTGTTGTGTTCTCTttaatcgggtgccgattgtccggtaGGAAAATTTCATCGGGTGCCAATAGtccctggggaccgtttcaataaacatcgcagtacacatttacgatacgatacatttttcgaagatacataattgctcaagtccatatcatatgattatacattttcagtacttaattaattacattggcatctcaagcgccgtatatattagacgagcatggcgagctagttcgtctacttattaagataaCAAAATTCTCTCgcaagttaaaattgtcgtacgatcgtttatgaaacggcccccgcGGGTCGATACAATTTACGAGGTTCCGATTGTACGGGAATAAAAACAAACGCAGGGAGCCGCGCTGTCCGGATACCCAATATTTCTGTATGCTGTGTTCCCATTGTCGTGCGAACCGACACAAACACTCCGGTTGGATACACGTTACTGATCGTAGAATGAGCTCGTAGTATTTCTCCGAGTTTTCAGGTCAAGATACGGTATGGTGACCGTTCCTAATGAAACGCTGCTCTCAATTGCTATCAGTTCACAACTTGACATTTACAGCAGCCTCAATTCAACACGGTCTGATCTCCGAGCGTGGCCGATGGCGAAAATCGATTTGCGAAGGTGCAATACCGGGCTCTGATTAGTCGGTAAAAATAGTCTTTTCAGACGTCACATTTCGATAAAAAGACGACAAATGGTTAAAATCAACTACTATCTAACAAAAAACAGCGAAAAAAAGGTACCTTATTTTATCACTGGAGCATACCTTTAAGATTTCAGAAGGTCCAAAGGGAATATTTAGAATTATTTCACTAATGTGTCTCTACTCACTACGATAGGGTTTGTCGAATTAGTACGTTCTCGTGCTAGGAGATACGATGCTTGCCGTCCTCTACTACGATACAATACAACTTGATACAATGACCCCGATAAGCAATAAACCCTTTCCCACCAAcaagatttaagtttaaaaggcttcatttgcaacccttagatactgatgagcagcaaactgaaTAAAACCTTAAAGACTGcgtgttactcgcaggctgttctggttttatgctgtttgtacatagccattttcactttgcctctgggTGAGAAAGCGTTAATCGCAGTTGATCGTTTAATTCGTTAAATTGTACCACCATAGGTTCATGATTAAATATAATTTCCATGGGGGCGCCATTCGTGATCTACCGGGTAGTCAGAAAGCGGCATTATATTTTAATTAGAATTTAGCGATGGTTCcgcattgtatttatatttaatgtaatgtgaATTTCCGTCGCAATTTCGTCGTCCCTAAAGTATATAGTTTTTACCAGGATATGGTTGTAAAATTTATCACGAGTCTTCGtgcttaaacaaaataattttgtagTTTATGACATATTAATCCGCTTTTGTAGATCATTGTCAAAATGACTGCAGctttgtaaattatttatgtCATGCGTAAGAGGATCATCGGTTTATTATGAATGCATCTTATCATTACAAACTTGTCATTATTGTAATAACTTCCTTTTTACATAATACAATCAGCTTGTTTGGTAATTATTTAACGACAATTCTTAAAGGTTAAAGCAGAACTAATCGGTGGTTGCGTAAGAATTACTTAAGCTTAAATGATGCTGTATTTCGCATTTTTCTGTAGAAATGTTGTTACAGTTGTATGTTTAAAGTAACgttttgtgtatatgtatatcGTTAAACTTCTTCTTTGAGCTAAGAAGTACtattaatatgataatattgCTGTCATAGCCGCGGTTCATTCATATATGGTACAGGGTACATCACGTTTCTGGTGTGCTGAAGGCATATATACAGTAATATATTACACGACCAATGCACGACAAGGAGCGTCTGTCACGACTCAGGATATAATTCTGTGATTTTGGCTACGATACATAaattaaaggtaatataaaaataattaaatggatGCTTTTAATTCTCTCCCCATTCCGTGAACGCCTTCTAAGCATCCCCTCTAAAGGCACCAAACACTGGCTCTGTCCAGACAATGGActaggggtggtattccagaaacatcttaagtcatttcttaaataatttcacttaagttcaaaattacaatgcttttatttctttactagataaggaatcacatgtttctgttggtattcctaaaataacattggcctaatgatattattttgatgtaattcttgatgccaaactattgcaataaAGAATAAATAGTCTCACCATTTACCACTTACTTATTAAGAGCTGTGtctagtccctttgaaagttaaatttaattaaagacctttcttactatattcaagttttaaaggattcatttccaaccttagatactgatgagcagcaaacagcataaaacctgaacatactgcgagttactcgcaggttgttctggctttattctgtttgcacatagccattttcactttgcttctgagtgggctAGGATTAAAATAACGGCCATATCTCGTCGGAGCCCATTCTTAAAATAGCAACAAGCATCTTGTATGACTCGTATCAGATATATGTTACTGAAAAACACAGAATTATTTATCTATAATCCGTTTTTATTTATGGATTCATCCAtgtaatatttacaatgaaaaatgacgGATTCACATACCTTAAGCAGGACCTTAACAAAACAATATGGAAAAGAAGCAAAACAAAGTAGTACATTGATAGGAAATTATTCATTCacaaattcaattaaaaacaatatgaaattaaaatgaGAACAACACAATATTGTTCAAGACTTGTTTAAATCTCGATACTTTTTGTCCAATTGTTTCGATCTATGTTGCTTGCTCTGGGTATGTTGAGCAAACTGTATCTCTGTGTTCAAAGTTGTGTCACACATCGGGCAGTAAAACTTGCCGCTGGGGGTTCGATAGTTGGTCACATCGATGTTTACCCTCGGCTTCGGGGGCCTTTCTGGTCTGAGTCCACCTGGAAATATATAGGGAAAAAGTGTTAGATAAATACTGCACACATTGATTTTCCCATAACTCAAAAATGGGAGACAAATATGACAAATGTCGACCAGACAATTCCAACTTGAATAAGAGATGTATCAGGGGGCTACAGCTtctttcaaaacacaaaatacaGAAAACAGTTTAGACCGATTTATTTAAGCTGGATTACATcaaaagcctgaggcttatttgTAACACCCTTGATTATGTTTCCTgggacaagaaccagtacttagtgtctatgggAGAGATCTGAGAATGCTCCAAccgtggggatcaaacccgtgaccatctggtcgcaaggcggacaccatatccaaaaatacagaaataaaccACCTTATGATTGGTGataatgcaaaatacaaaagatTGTCAGAAGTTGCCACTAACTTCAACGACTTTTTAATGTAGGACAACAAAATTGCATATGCACTACATGTTATTCCTTTTATGAGAACAAATCCATGCGTGTTTGAATACTGTACATTGAAAAGTTAAGGAAAAGTTTGCAAGACAAACTTGCCTCTACAGACGGACAAGATGAACAGATTGACATCCACGGTGAGTCCATTAATGCCCCCTTCATTTCATAATCATACCCAAGACTTAGCACAATACATGCACCTTACCAAAACacaaacaaggtcacggggtcacttagtgtgttttaaaaattgagcacgGTATCtgctgttttatgtgaagacaacatgcaaaatattctgtgtcaatgcgacaTGTGAAGATATTcctcacgtctgtgacaaagatcTAGTTATAGTGGAAgatgaacaataaaataaataaataaaatttgtaaGGATGTGCGGTATTCATAGTGTTATTATCTACAGTTGTTCTATATCTTCAGTATAAATGTCCACTAGTAATAGTCATACATTTGTTGCAAACAGATGCTGCCTTTCCTAGAAACTGCTGTTTACTTTTTACTCTTTTTAATCCGTATACATGTAAGCCCACCTGTCAGAGCACAACATGATCACCATTTGTCTGTTGTATGTTGTGCACTGTCAAcacttttttgtgaaaactagAGGCCACAAGGTTATtcagaaaaagcttgtgaacccAGGCAGGAGAAGTGCTAATTGGTTCACTGACTGCCGTGCTatgaattaaccctttgcatgctgggaaatttgtcgtctactaaagttggaacatgggccatgccgggtcaaaaactaggatgcggtgtctcatcagggtctgcgctgtttgcttcaaaaaaattctttaagaaatattctaaatttagaaataaatatactagacatccctaattttggaaataaattgatccaatttagaaggattcgagagtccactaggcataaatgggtaaagtgGAATTTTTTGCCGTTTTCTacagtatttaaccctttcagtgcgggaaccgaattttaaaggcctttgcaaacagtttggatccagatgagacgccacagaacgtggcgtctcatcaggatccaaactgtttgctattctgatagtatcctttgaaaaaaaatccaagaaaatgctaattttacaaattcagcagacgacattttagcagacaacaaatttccaagcatgcaaagggttaaccttgTAATGACCAATGGacagaaaaacaaataaat from Dreissena polymorpha isolate Duluth1 chromosome 5, UMN_Dpol_1.0, whole genome shotgun sequence harbors:
- the LOC127882048 gene encoding uncharacterized protein LOC127882048 isoform X1; the protein is MANRQSYPDLDSETNYIPSRLEREPVPSRRDHLNPTTRPQPRGIEQSQLPDWLRDERTTAVATTSESHFHRKKSISPCFTAMEMWCMSEPKINSFLSLPDGFADSATYNGSDLDTKVDVTRPGNPRQRSPCFDSREMWILSQMCHPSVNGGSDFKEFTQVSDKEPTNKTRRECLEFYEEDEILVMSPSFKKKTVPLSDELSYSPTYIDHN
- the LOC127882048 gene encoding uncharacterized protein LOC127882048 isoform X2; amino-acid sequence: MANRQSYPDLDSETNYIPSRLEREPVPSRRDHLNPTTRPQPRGIEQSQLPDWLRDERTTAVATTSESHFHRKKSISPCFTAMEMWCMSEPKINSFLSLPDGFADSATYNGSDLDTKVDVTRPGNPRQRSPCFDSREMWILSQMCHPSVNGGSVLQRFQGIHASVRQRTNEQNEARVLRILRGRRNLGDVAFI